Genomic DNA from Acidimicrobiales bacterium:
AGCGGTTGTTGGAGACCGACGATGACGAGGACCCCGGCAACGAGGCTGGTGACGGCCGGATCGTCGGAGAAGATCGCGCTCACCGGCGAGCGGAACGCGATCACGAGCGCGCCGGCCAGCACACCAACGGCGATGTCGATCTCGATCATGCGCCGTGCGGCAGCTCGCGCTTCGGCGAGGTTGCCAGTGCCGAGCCACTTGCCGGTGAGCGCCTGGCCGGCGATGGCCACCGCGTCGAGGGCCAGTGCGAGGGTGCCCCAGATCTGGAGCGCCACCTGGTGGGCCGCGACCTCGGCGGCGCCCATCCTGGCGGCCAAGGCGACCGAAAGCGTGAAACTCCCGCGCAGCGCTGCCGTGCGGAGGACCAACGCCTGGCCTGCCTTCAAGAGCGTGAGCATCGGACGCAGCTGAGGTCGCCGGTGGACGGTGTGCCGACGGATCCAGCGCATCAGCATGGTGACGCCGACGCCTGCCGAGAGCAGCTGGGCGATGACGGTCGAGAGTGCCGACGCGCCGACGCCGTACCCGAAGCCGAAGATCAGGATCGACTCGAGCACGAGGTTCACGACCGCTCCACCGACGGCAAGTGCGAGCGGGGTGGACGTGTCCTGCCGACCGTGGAAGGCCCCACCGGCCGCCAACATGAGCAACATGGCGGGGAAGCCGAGCAGCGAGATGGTGAGGTAGCGCTCGGCGTGTGTGATGACGTCGGGGTCGGCACCGAACAGGTCGAGCAGCGGGCGACGCAGTGCAAAGATGAGCGCCGAGCCGACGATGCCGAGCGCCGCGGCAAGCCACAAACCCTGGAGCGATCGGTCGGCCGCTTCGGCTTCACGCCCGCTGCTGATGAGGCGGGCCACCGGACCCGTCGTTCCGTAGGCCAGGAAGATCAGGACGGCATGGATGGTCAGCAGCACCGTCGAGGCGAGCGCGAGCCCCGCCAGCTCGTTGGTGCCGACATGGCCGATGATTGCGGTGTCGGCCAGGACGTAGAGCGGTTCGGCCACCAACGTGCCGAGGGCAGGGATGGCGAGCTTGGCGATGGCGGCGTCGTGGTCGGTGCGGAGCGACGGCAACCAACCTCGTGCGCGGCTCAGGCCACGTCCATTCGGTCGAGCCGCCACCGGGTCAGGGCGACGGCGACGATGGGCACGACGAGCGGGACGATGACGCCAACGGCCATGGATCGCTCGGCCAGCGGGAGCTCGATGTCGGTCAGCCTGGCCATCACCGACGCCGGGTAGGTGTTGATCGAGAGCTTCGCTGCGCCCGCCCCGACCCGAGCGACGAAGAGCTCCCAGATGAACAGATAGGCGAGACCGGTGATCAGCGAGCGGCGGATGGTCAGGCCGAGGAGG
This window encodes:
- a CDS encoding MATE family efflux transporter, with the translated sequence MPSLRTDHDAAIAKLAIPALGTLVAEPLYVLADTAIIGHVGTNELAGLALASTVLLTIHAVLIFLAYGTTGPVARLISSGREAEAADRSLQGLWLAAALGIVGSALIFALRRPLLDLFGADPDVITHAERYLTISLLGFPAMLLMLAAGGAFHGRQDTSTPLALAVGGAVVNLVLESILIFGFGYGVGASALSTVIAQLLSAGVGVTMLMRWIRRHTVHRRPQLRPMLTLLKAGQALVLRTAALRGSFTLSVALAARMGAAEVAAHQVALQIWGTLALALDAVAIAGQALTGKWLGTGNLAEARAAARRMIEIDIAVGVLAGALVIAFRSPVSAIFSDDPAVTSLVAGVLVIVGLQQPLNGHVFALDGILIGAGDLGYLARSMVIAAAIFLGFALVISGAGLGLLSLWAALCAFMAARAVALQLRWRSEHWLHTTI